One part of the Marinobacter sp. M3C genome encodes these proteins:
- a CDS encoding PhzF family phenazine biosynthesis protein — MTRYPIYQVDAFTSEIFKGNPAAVMPLKAWLPDGVLQALAAENNLSETAFFVPEPEASEADFHIRWFTPEIEVPLCGHATLASAWVIFNKLGWTSDRIRLRSKSGPLGVHKQSDGWLVLDFPNLAVTEQSTPSIILEALADAPTTIFYVAKDTNYMLVLENEAAVKAAQPDMQKIKQLKSLGLIVTAPGTDSDFVSRYFVPCAGITEDPVTGSIHSALVPYWAEKLGKKVLEARQLSARGGLLRCELKGERVAIAGQAAFYLEGTVYLQ; from the coding sequence ATGACACGCTATCCCATTTATCAGGTAGACGCGTTTACCAGCGAAATTTTCAAAGGTAACCCGGCCGCGGTCATGCCCTTAAAGGCGTGGCTTCCCGACGGGGTTCTTCAGGCCCTTGCCGCCGAGAACAACTTGTCAGAAACGGCCTTTTTTGTTCCTGAGCCAGAGGCTAGTGAAGCAGACTTCCATATTCGCTGGTTCACGCCAGAAATCGAAGTTCCTCTTTGCGGTCACGCTACGCTGGCAAGCGCCTGGGTTATTTTCAACAAACTGGGTTGGACTTCAGACCGGATTCGCCTGCGCTCCAAAAGCGGTCCGCTTGGCGTGCACAAGCAATCCGACGGTTGGCTGGTTTTGGATTTCCCAAATCTTGCGGTTACCGAACAATCTACACCCAGCATCATACTTGAAGCTTTGGCGGATGCGCCGACTACGATTTTTTACGTCGCCAAAGACACCAACTACATGCTGGTGTTAGAAAACGAAGCTGCGGTAAAAGCAGCACAACCCGACATGCAGAAAATTAAACAGCTTAAGAGCTTGGGGTTGATAGTCACCGCGCCCGGAACTGATTCGGACTTTGTTAGCCGTTACTTTGTGCCGTGCGCCGGTATTACCGAAGACCCTGTGACCGGCTCTATACACAGTGCGCTGGTGCCGTATTGGGCAGAGAAATTGGGCAAGAAAGTTCTGGAAGCGCGTCAGCTTTCTGCACGTGGTGGTCTGCTGCGCTGCGAATTGAAGGGAGAACGGGTAGCCATTGCCGGCCAAGCGGCGTTTTACTTGGAAGGCACCGTATACCTTCAATAG
- the fdxA gene encoding ferredoxin FdxA: MAFIVTDNCIKCKHTDCVEVCPVDCFYEGPNFLVIDPDECIDCALCEPECPVEAIFSEDELPANQKVFIELNADLAGKWPNITEKKEAMVDAEKWDGVPDKLQYLEK; the protein is encoded by the coding sequence ATGGCGTTTATCGTTACTGATAACTGCATCAAGTGTAAGCACACCGACTGTGTGGAAGTCTGCCCTGTAGATTGCTTCTACGAAGGCCCGAATTTTTTGGTTATTGATCCTGACGAGTGCATCGACTGCGCACTGTGCGAGCCCGAATGCCCGGTTGAGGCTATTTTCTCGGAAGACGAGCTACCCGCGAACCAGAAAGTGTTTATCGAACTGAACGCAGATCTGGCCGGAAAATGGCCCAACATCACAGAGAAGAAAGAGGCAATGGTTGACGCTGAAAAATGGGACGGCGTGCCAGACAAACTGCAGTATCTGGAAAAGTAA
- a CDS encoding PLP-dependent aminotransferase family protein, with protein sequence MGALYNEVADRLQAQVQDGVFRDGDRLPGVRALSRQFGVSVSTILQAHQTLEARGYVQARERSGYFVRLPLRDAPEPVMQTDRSRPVPVNAREMTLELCADEQKRMVPLSGAIPHADFLPFRQIQQSALWAARRGIETLEYAFPGKEPLRRQIAQRMATIGVPITPEDVLVTNGAQEAIILGLRAVTQPGDIVAVESPSFPGILQALEVVGLRALEIPTHTAEGLSLEGLELALEQWPVKACVVVCNHSNPMGARMSDERKQQLVSMLAVAGVPLIEDDIYGDLYHSGERPKPAKAFDHTGNVIYCSSVSKTISPGLRVGWMLPGRYMASARQHKYFSNLATSSIPQMAVAHFLEQGGYDRYLRSARQNYRQATERMRTAVARSFPESTAISRPQGGFVLWVQLPAGVSGTLVYQLARAENINVAPGLMFSISNKFESCLRINCGNPWSDRIDQAVVRLGALAHEVQARSI encoded by the coding sequence ATGGGCGCTCTTTATAACGAGGTAGCAGACAGGCTTCAGGCTCAGGTTCAGGATGGGGTCTTTCGGGATGGCGATCGGCTGCCCGGTGTCAGGGCACTAAGCCGGCAGTTTGGCGTCAGCGTTTCGACGATATTGCAAGCGCACCAGACACTTGAGGCCCGCGGTTATGTTCAGGCCCGCGAGCGCAGCGGCTACTTTGTACGCTTGCCGCTGCGGGATGCTCCGGAACCCGTCATGCAAACCGATCGGAGCCGTCCCGTTCCTGTTAATGCACGGGAAATGACCCTGGAATTGTGCGCTGACGAGCAAAAACGCATGGTGCCCCTTTCTGGAGCTATTCCTCATGCGGATTTTCTGCCCTTTCGCCAGATTCAGCAAAGCGCGCTCTGGGCGGCGCGACGTGGCATTGAAACACTGGAATATGCTTTTCCCGGCAAGGAGCCATTACGCCGACAAATCGCTCAGCGTATGGCGACGATAGGCGTGCCGATCACCCCTGAGGATGTGCTCGTCACCAACGGAGCGCAGGAAGCAATCATTCTTGGTCTTAGGGCGGTGACCCAACCCGGAGACATCGTCGCGGTTGAGTCACCGTCGTTTCCCGGAATTCTTCAAGCGCTAGAAGTTGTTGGGCTGAGAGCGCTGGAGATCCCCACTCATACCGCGGAAGGCCTCAGTCTTGAGGGTTTGGAGTTGGCCCTGGAGCAGTGGCCTGTCAAAGCTTGTGTGGTGGTGTGTAATCACAGCAATCCAATGGGCGCCAGAATGTCGGATGAGCGCAAACAACAGCTGGTTTCAATGCTTGCCGTTGCGGGCGTACCGTTGATTGAAGATGACATTTATGGCGACTTGTACCATTCCGGCGAAAGACCGAAACCCGCGAAGGCCTTTGACCACACAGGTAATGTAATTTATTGCAGCTCCGTATCAAAAACCATTTCGCCGGGATTGAGAGTGGGCTGGATGTTGCCCGGGCGTTATATGGCGAGCGCCAGGCAACACAAATATTTCTCGAATCTGGCGACGTCTTCCATCCCACAAATGGCCGTTGCGCATTTTCTTGAACAGGGCGGTTATGATCGTTATCTGCGTTCTGCGCGACAGAATTATCGCCAAGCTACGGAACGAATGCGTACAGCGGTTGCTCGATCATTTCCCGAAAGTACAGCCATAAGCCGGCCCCAAGGCGGCTTTGTGCTTTGGGTTCAACTGCCTGCTGGAGTTTCCGGCACACTGGTTTATCAGCTTGCCAGGGCAGAAAACATCAATGTTGCACCGGGCTTGATGTTCTCTATTTCAAACAAGTTTGAATCTTGCCTGCGAATAAACTGTGGCAACCCATGGAGTGACCGAATCGACCAGGCTGTTGTAAGGCTTGGCGCGCTTGCCCACGAAGTACAGGCGCGGTCGATTTAG
- a CDS encoding acyl-CoA synthetase, with protein sequence MTSIYDQGLTPVDANYAVQTPIDFITRTASVYPDYPAIIHGAIRRTWAETHERCLRLASALVGRGIKKGDTVAVMLPNIPAMVECHFGVPMTGAVMNALNVRLDAEVIAFMLEHAEAKVILVDREFGEVILDAVSRLDKKPLIIDVDDPEYGEGVKVSDLDYEAFLQEGDPEYQWDMPTDEWDAISLNYTSGTTGNPKGVVYHHRGAYLNSLGNTAVWSMAMHPVYLWTLPMFHCNGWCFPWTITAMAGTHVCLRRVDPEKILQLIREHRVTHMCGAPIVLNALLNVPPASKAGIDHVVKAMVAGAPPPAQVIGAVEEMGIALTHTYGLTEVYGPVTVCAWKDRWNDLPLEERAAIKSRQGVRYHTLGGTMIADPGTMKPTPKDGKTIGEIFLRGNTVMKGYLKNPKATEEAFRGGWFHTGDLAVWHEDGYMEIKDRLKDIIISGGENISTIEIEDVLYRHPAVQEAAVVARPDEKWGETPCAFVTLKPDAGNVTEAEMIDFCRKHMARFKVPKTVVFSDLPKTSTGKVQKFLLRDQAKEIK encoded by the coding sequence ATGACTTCGATCTACGATCAGGGCCTTACGCCCGTTGATGCCAATTACGCCGTTCAAACACCTATCGATTTTATCACTCGCACCGCCAGTGTTTATCCGGATTATCCTGCGATTATTCACGGTGCCATTCGCCGAACCTGGGCCGAGACCCACGAGCGCTGTTTGCGCCTGGCGTCGGCGCTGGTCGGCCGCGGCATCAAAAAAGGCGATACCGTCGCCGTCATGCTGCCCAATATTCCAGCCATGGTCGAGTGTCATTTTGGTGTGCCTATGACCGGCGCCGTCATGAACGCCCTGAACGTTCGGCTTGATGCCGAAGTGATTGCCTTCATGCTTGAGCACGCAGAAGCCAAAGTCATCCTGGTTGATCGCGAATTTGGCGAAGTGATTCTGGACGCCGTCAGCCGTTTGGACAAAAAGCCGCTGATAATTGATGTAGACGACCCTGAGTACGGTGAAGGCGTTAAGGTCAGCGACCTGGATTACGAAGCCTTTTTGCAAGAAGGCGACCCCGAGTACCAGTGGGATATGCCGACGGATGAATGGGACGCCATTTCCCTGAATTACACCTCCGGCACCACCGGCAACCCTAAAGGTGTGGTGTATCACCACCGTGGGGCCTACTTGAATTCACTGGGTAATACCGCGGTATGGTCTATGGCCATGCATCCGGTGTACCTGTGGACACTGCCGATGTTCCATTGCAACGGCTGGTGTTTCCCCTGGACCATCACCGCCATGGCCGGTACCCACGTGTGCCTGCGCCGGGTTGATCCGGAAAAGATTCTGCAACTGATTCGCGAGCACCGCGTTACCCATATGTGCGGCGCCCCGATTGTGCTGAACGCCTTGTTGAACGTGCCACCTGCATCCAAGGCCGGTATTGATCACGTTGTGAAGGCTATGGTTGCCGGCGCTCCACCTCCCGCCCAGGTTATTGGTGCAGTCGAAGAAATGGGCATCGCGTTGACCCACACCTACGGTCTGACTGAAGTATACGGCCCGGTGACCGTCTGTGCCTGGAAAGATCGTTGGAACGATCTGCCGCTGGAAGAGCGCGCTGCCATCAAATCCCGCCAGGGCGTTCGTTACCACACCCTGGGCGGCACCATGATTGCAGACCCGGGCACTATGAAGCCGACGCCGAAAGACGGCAAAACCATTGGTGAAATCTTCCTGCGCGGTAACACCGTGATGAAGGGCTACCTGAAGAACCCGAAAGCCACCGAAGAAGCGTTCCGTGGCGGCTGGTTCCACACCGGCGACCTGGCCGTTTGGCACGAAGACGGTTACATGGAAATTAAGGATCGCCTGAAAGACATCATTATTTCCGGCGGCGAGAACATTTCCACCATTGAAATTGAAGATGTTCTTTACCGTCACCCGGCGGTTCAGGAGGCCGCCGTTGTTGCCCGCCCGGATGAAAAGTGGGGCGAGACACCCTGCGCCTTTGTGACTCTAAAGCCCGATGCCGGCAACGTGACTGAAGCAGAAATGATCGACTTCTGCCGTAAACACATGGCTCGTTTCAAGGTTCCGAAAACCGTTGTGTTTTCGGACCTGCCAAAAACCTCGACCGGTAAAGTCCAGAAATTCCTGCTGCGCGACCAGGCTAAGGAAATTAAGTAG
- the mutS gene encoding DNA mismatch repair protein MutS, translating into MSAAHTESPKITPMMQQYLKIKGQHPNELVFYRMGDFYELFYDDAKKASELMDITLTARGQSGGNPIPMAGIPYHAAEGYIARLVRAGQSIAICEQIGDPATSKGPVDRQVVRIVTPGTLSDDAYLEDRRDNLLVAIYHHKQHFGFSSLDISSGRFAVSELNSAEALQGELQRLRPAEILISEDFPFTDLLEGFTGIRRQGPWLFEPDTARRVITQQLQVRDLTGFGCEDMHLAVCAAGCLLQYARETQRTALPHIRKLSRERREDAVILDAASRRNLEIDTNLMGGTQYTLAWVMDRTATAMGGRQLRRWLNRPLRDVAVVHQRQQAVSALLKDFDYEPIHDQLKTIGDIERILARVALRSARPRDLARLRDAFAVLPDLQKAMAAVDSTHVSELATAIGEYPQLADLLGRAIIDNPPVVMREGGVIADKFDAELDDLRNISENAGQYLLDVETREKQRTGISTLKVGYNRVHGYYIEISRLQSAQAPADYIRRQTLKNAERFITPELKEFEDKALSAKSRALAREKALWDEVLETVAAELAPLQDAAQALAELDVLSNFAERATRLRLCAPQFSDEPGLQIEEGRHPVVEQLLDDPFVPNNLLIDAKRRMLMITGPNMGGKSTYMRQVALIALLAYTGSFVPANSAVLGPVDRIFTRMGSSDDIAGGRSTFMVEMTETANILHNATEHSLVLMDEVGRGTSTFDGLSLAWATAEHLARNILCYTLFATHYFELTQLADELEHAVNVHLTATEHDDSIVFLHNVHEGPASQSYGLQVAKLAGVPVEVIRNAKAQLANLEGANAMPDAKRSTTGLPQKVTRRATAIADSTAFQGDMFARQEPSALELAVSALDLDDMTPRQALEHLYQLKQQLEK; encoded by the coding sequence ATGTCAGCAGCGCACACCGAAAGTCCAAAAATCACGCCCATGATGCAGCAATACCTGAAAATAAAGGGCCAGCATCCCAATGAGCTGGTGTTCTACCGCATGGGGGATTTTTACGAGCTGTTTTATGACGACGCTAAAAAAGCCTCGGAACTGATGGATATTACCCTGACCGCCCGTGGTCAGTCAGGGGGCAATCCGATTCCCATGGCGGGTATTCCGTACCATGCGGCTGAGGGTTACATTGCCCGCCTGGTGCGCGCAGGTCAATCCATTGCCATTTGCGAGCAGATTGGTGATCCAGCCACCAGCAAAGGCCCGGTTGATCGCCAAGTGGTGCGCATTGTCACCCCCGGCACCCTCAGTGACGACGCCTACCTGGAAGACCGCCGTGACAACCTGCTGGTGGCGATTTATCACCATAAGCAGCACTTCGGTTTTTCTTCTCTGGACATCTCCAGCGGCCGCTTCGCGGTTTCAGAGCTGAATAGCGCTGAGGCCTTGCAGGGCGAGCTGCAACGGCTGCGCCCGGCGGAAATTTTAATCAGCGAAGACTTTCCGTTTACCGATTTGCTGGAAGGCTTTACCGGCATTCGTCGCCAGGGGCCCTGGCTGTTCGAACCTGACACCGCGCGACGGGTGATTACCCAGCAATTGCAGGTGCGGGACCTGACCGGTTTTGGTTGTGAAGATATGCACTTGGCCGTGTGCGCCGCCGGCTGCCTGCTGCAATACGCACGGGAAACCCAGCGCACCGCCCTGCCCCACATTCGCAAACTCAGCCGCGAGCGCCGCGAAGACGCGGTCATTCTGGACGCCGCCAGCCGCCGCAACCTGGAAATTGACACCAACCTGATGGGCGGCACCCAGTACACCCTGGCCTGGGTGATGGACCGCACCGCCACGGCTATGGGTGGGCGCCAACTGCGGCGCTGGTTGAACCGTCCGCTACGCGATGTGGCGGTGGTGCACCAGCGCCAGCAGGCGGTTAGCGCGTTGTTGAAAGATTTTGACTATGAGCCGATTCACGACCAGCTGAAAACCATTGGCGATATAGAACGCATTCTGGCGCGCGTGGCGCTGCGTTCGGCACGGCCCCGTGACCTGGCACGGCTGCGAGACGCGTTCGCCGTGCTGCCCGATTTGCAGAAAGCCATGGCTGCGGTTGATTCCACCCACGTCAGCGAGCTTGCCACGGCTATTGGCGAATATCCGCAGTTAGCGGATTTGCTGGGCCGGGCAATCATCGATAACCCGCCGGTAGTGATGCGCGAAGGCGGGGTGATTGCAGACAAGTTTGACGCCGAACTGGACGACTTGCGCAACATCAGCGAAAACGCCGGCCAATATCTGTTGGACGTGGAAACACGCGAAAAACAGCGTACGGGCATTAGTACCCTGAAAGTGGGCTACAACCGCGTACACGGCTATTACATTGAAATCAGCCGCTTACAATCGGCCCAGGCGCCTGCGGATTACATTCGCCGGCAAACCCTGAAAAACGCTGAGCGTTTTATTACCCCGGAACTAAAAGAGTTTGAAGACAAGGCCCTAAGCGCCAAAAGTCGTGCCCTAGCCCGGGAAAAAGCCCTATGGGATGAGGTTCTGGAGACGGTCGCGGCAGAACTTGCACCGCTGCAAGATGCCGCTCAGGCGCTGGCCGAGCTAGACGTGCTAAGCAACTTTGCCGAGCGCGCCACCCGTTTGCGCCTGTGTGCACCGCAGTTCAGCGATGAACCCGGCCTACAGATTGAGGAAGGCCGGCACCCGGTGGTCGAGCAGCTATTAGACGATCCGTTCGTGCCTAACAATCTGCTGATAGACGCCAAACGCCGCATGCTGATGATCACCGGCCCCAACATGGGGGGTAAGTCCACCTATATGCGCCAGGTGGCGCTAATTGCTTTACTGGCTTACACCGGCAGCTTTGTGCCGGCTAACAGCGCGGTGCTTGGGCCGGTAGACCGAATATTCACCCGCATGGGATCGTCTGACGACATAGCCGGCGGGCGCTCCACGTTTATGGTGGAGATGACCGAAACCGCCAACATTCTGCACAACGCCACCGAACACAGCCTGGTGCTGATGGATGAAGTGGGCCGTGGTACCAGCACCTTTGATGGTTTATCGCTGGCCTGGGCCACGGCCGAGCATTTGGCGCGGAACATTCTGTGCTACACGCTGTTTGCCACCCATTATTTTGAACTGACCCAGCTCGCAGATGAACTGGAACACGCCGTTAACGTGCACCTGACCGCCACCGAGCACGATGACAGCATTGTGTTTCTGCACAACGTGCACGAAGGCCCCGCCAGCCAGAGCTACGGTTTACAAGTAGCCAAACTGGCCGGCGTGCCGGTGGAGGTTATCCGCAATGCCAAAGCCCAACTGGCGAACCTGGAAGGCGCCAATGCAATGCCCGATGCAAAACGCTCAACCACCGGGTTGCCGCAAAAAGTGACGCGACGGGCGACGGCTATTGCGGATTCAACTGCGTTTCAGGGGGATATGTTCGCCAGGCAGGAGCCCAGCGCGTTAGAGCTGGCGGTGAGCGCACTCGACCTGGATGACATGACTCCGCGCCAGGCGCTCGAACATCTGTATCAGCTGAAACAGCAACTTGAAAAATAG
- a CDS encoding ATP-binding protein, whose protein sequence is MNANCFDLSMGFAATDPQPLLIVDHKSRTLSMNSAMKNLVEAIDGSPNAADHSGTVADPRRFLPVNVEELVRACLNQQRPVDNVEARYKGKIYLWALVPDVGQNQVLLKGRDATQELELQEQAVRSNRLYRLITENTTDLISRHAPDGRFIDATPASWRLLGYWPEDLRGRLLEDLFPSGQPQKHLIEARNRLSEDGYAIVTAQIVHRDGTPRWFEIASRAIRETYTGAVVEVISVSRDISGRVASEENNRRLADELAHAARLATLGELASSIAHEMNQPLASIVNFASASQRFLKTADTQPANLTRVGDGLTKVIHHANRASEVIRRLRAFLRKGRKRAELLALNQVASNVALLCQWEADKHRVSVVCRLPETSPTLTADPVLLEQVLINLVRNAIEANVEARVDTSSESAIIVTIRVNNLGETLVEVTDQGPGLNADGIRQMFQPFYTSKPDGLGLGLSMSRSIVEGFGGFLDAYPAPTGGLTLVCRFPPPACQKSIISPWEAPNCQ, encoded by the coding sequence ATGAACGCAAATTGCTTTGACTTATCAATGGGCTTTGCTGCCACCGACCCGCAACCACTGCTGATTGTTGACCACAAAAGCCGCACGCTGAGCATGAATTCGGCCATGAAAAACCTGGTCGAAGCGATTGATGGGTCGCCCAATGCGGCTGACCATTCCGGCACCGTGGCCGACCCGCGACGTTTTCTTCCAGTAAACGTGGAAGAACTGGTGCGAGCCTGCCTGAATCAGCAACGCCCTGTGGACAACGTAGAGGCGCGTTACAAGGGCAAAATTTACCTTTGGGCGTTGGTTCCTGACGTTGGCCAAAATCAGGTGTTGTTAAAGGGGCGGGATGCAACCCAAGAGCTGGAACTGCAAGAGCAAGCGGTGCGCTCAAACCGTTTGTACCGGCTGATCACCGAGAACACCACCGACCTGATTTCCCGTCACGCGCCGGATGGCCGTTTTATTGACGCTACGCCGGCGTCCTGGCGACTGCTGGGCTACTGGCCGGAAGACCTGCGCGGGCGCCTGCTGGAAGACCTGTTTCCCAGTGGCCAGCCACAAAAGCACCTGATAGAAGCCCGTAACCGGCTCAGCGAAGATGGCTACGCCATTGTGACCGCGCAAATTGTGCACCGTGACGGCACCCCACGCTGGTTTGAAATTGCCAGCCGCGCCATTCGCGAAACCTACACCGGCGCGGTGGTGGAAGTGATCAGCGTGTCACGTGACATAAGCGGGCGGGTGGCGTCGGAAGAAAACAACCGCCGCCTAGCGGACGAACTGGCCCACGCCGCACGGCTGGCCACGCTAGGTGAACTGGCCAGCAGCATTGCCCACGAAATGAATCAGCCACTGGCGTCTATTGTGAATTTTGCCAGTGCCAGCCAGCGTTTTCTGAAAACCGCAGACACCCAGCCCGCTAACCTGACCAGGGTAGGCGACGGCCTGACAAAAGTGATTCACCACGCCAATCGCGCCTCGGAAGTCATTCGCCGGCTGCGGGCGTTTTTGCGCAAGGGCCGCAAACGTGCAGAGCTGCTGGCCCTGAATCAGGTGGCCAGCAACGTGGCCCTTCTGTGCCAGTGGGAGGCCGACAAGCATCGAGTATCGGTGGTATGCCGGCTGCCAGAAACCAGCCCTACCCTGACCGCCGACCCGGTACTGCTAGAGCAGGTGCTCATCAACCTGGTGCGTAACGCCATCGAAGCGAATGTGGAGGCCCGCGTTGATACCAGCTCCGAATCGGCCATCATCGTGACCATTCGGGTGAACAATCTGGGCGAAACCCTGGTCGAAGTGACGGATCAAGGGCCGGGGTTGAACGCCGATGGCATCCGTCAGATGTTTCAGCCATTTTACACCAGTAAGCCGGATGGCCTGGGGCTGGGGCTGTCCATGAGCCGTTCTATTGTTGAAGGTTTCGGCGGTTTTCTGGATGCTTACCCGGCGCCAACCGGCGGTTTAACGCTGGTTTGTCGATTTCCACCACCGGCCTGTCAAAAATCTATTATAAGTCCATGGGAGGCACCCAATTGCCAATGA
- a CDS encoding solute carrier family 23 protein: MQIFHRKNGEEQPYWPAGPFKIRLPFVHYRWEFAEMAQALIMFVVSLAMIPLLENYLGVPYDVALAYVVICGIGFMLPALLGVPLIPGWITPGIPVVLLFLSDYEPGPEAIQALFALQFLVFIIFLFLGVTRLGSKLVDFIPRSMKGGIIIGAGIAALMGEIEAGGRLATTPISLIVGGLVCLYLMFSVSFKGFVETNSFARKIANYGMVPGMIVAILVGFATGEYAVPEVKWGITAPNFGELWNYLPFSVGFPDASVFMYAIPTAVIAYVIAFGDIVVGQSLMNRVDHLRRDEDIDNSIDRVHLVTAIRNGGHAFFAPYPGLAGPIWTAVTATMAERYKYGRNAMDSIYSGGGTFWITGFIALFVLPLVSFFQPVLPIALSLTLLLTGYICLMVGLEQLENNTERGIAGTMGVVLAVYGAGWGLATGAVLYFLIERTKLLGFTPDPDSAGADDVIVKPDTTNQSTTPKS; encoded by the coding sequence ATGCAAATATTCCATCGCAAGAACGGCGAAGAACAACCCTACTGGCCGGCGGGCCCCTTCAAGATTCGTCTGCCGTTTGTGCATTACCGCTGGGAATTCGCGGAAATGGCACAGGCGCTTATTATGTTCGTGGTCAGTTTGGCCATGATTCCACTGCTTGAGAACTACCTGGGCGTGCCGTATGACGTTGCCCTGGCGTATGTGGTTATCTGCGGTATTGGTTTTATGTTGCCGGCGCTGTTGGGTGTGCCGCTGATTCCAGGCTGGATCACACCGGGTATTCCCGTGGTGCTGCTGTTCTTGAGCGATTATGAGCCCGGCCCTGAAGCTATTCAGGCGCTGTTTGCCCTGCAGTTTCTGGTGTTTATCATCTTCCTGTTTCTGGGCGTAACTCGCCTGGGCAGTAAACTAGTCGATTTTATTCCGCGCTCTATGAAAGGCGGCATTATTATCGGTGCGGGTATTGCCGCTCTGATGGGCGAGATCGAAGCCGGTGGCCGTTTGGCAACCACACCCATTTCGCTGATTGTTGGCGGTCTGGTGTGTCTATACCTGATGTTCTCGGTGTCGTTTAAAGGCTTTGTTGAAACCAACTCGTTTGCGCGCAAAATTGCCAACTACGGCATGGTGCCGGGCATGATTGTGGCGATTCTGGTGGGCTTTGCTACCGGTGAGTACGCCGTGCCGGAGGTAAAGTGGGGCATCACCGCGCCCAACTTTGGTGAGCTTTGGAACTACCTGCCATTCAGCGTCGGTTTCCCGGATGCCAGCGTATTTATGTACGCCATTCCTACCGCGGTAATTGCCTACGTTATTGCCTTTGGTGACATTGTTGTGGGTCAGTCACTGATGAATCGTGTTGACCACTTGCGTCGCGACGAAGACATCGACAACAGCATCGACCGCGTCCACTTGGTAACCGCTATCCGTAACGGTGGTCACGCTTTCTTCGCCCCTTACCCCGGTCTGGCCGGCCCGATCTGGACCGCTGTTACCGCCACTATGGCCGAGCGTTACAAGTATGGCCGCAACGCGATGGATTCCATCTACAGCGGCGGCGGTACCTTCTGGATTACCGGTTTCATCGCGCTTTTTGTATTGCCGCTGGTGAGCTTCTTCCAACCGGTGCTGCCCATCGCACTGTCACTGACCCTGCTGCTGACCGGTTACATCTGTTTGATGGTGGGCCTGGAACAGCTTGAGAACAACACCGAACGCGGCATTGCCGGCACCATGGGCGTAGTGCTTGCGGTATACGGCGCGGGCTGGGGCCTGGCCACCGGTGCGGTGCTCTACTTCTTGATTGAGCGTACAAAGCTGCTGGGCTTCACGCCGGATCCAGATTCCGCGGGTGCCGATGATGTGATCGTCAAGCCAGATACTACAAACCAAAGCACCACACCAAAAAGTTAA
- a CDS encoding response regulator: MTDQPTAQTTFVYIVDDDAGMLESTQWLLESVGLAVEAYSDGRKFLDSITTQSNGCVVLDIRMPGLGGLNVQEELQKRGLALPIIFVSGHADVPIVVRAFKSGAFDFIEKPFNEQLLLDSVQQALQEHQQTSHQQQDSSQTTALLDTLTRRERDVFLPLAKGYTSREIAEQLGVGVKTIDLYRARVMKRLGADRLPDVTGIALAAGLVDALDLRNKR; this comes from the coding sequence ATGACTGACCAGCCCACAGCCCAGACCACCTTCGTTTACATAGTCGACGACGACGCCGGCATGCTGGAGTCCACTCAATGGCTGCTGGAATCGGTGGGCCTGGCCGTGGAAGCCTACAGCGACGGCCGCAAATTTCTGGATTCTATAACCACACAAAGCAACGGTTGCGTTGTGCTTGATATCCGCATGCCTGGTTTGGGCGGCCTGAATGTACAAGAAGAACTGCAAAAGCGCGGGTTGGCGTTACCCATCATTTTTGTATCTGGCCACGCCGATGTGCCCATTGTGGTGCGCGCGTTCAAATCAGGCGCCTTTGATTTTATTGAAAAGCCGTTTAACGAACAGCTACTTCTAGACAGCGTGCAGCAGGCATTGCAGGAGCACCAACAGACCAGCCATCAACAGCAGGACAGCAGCCAGACCACAGCATTGCTGGATACCCTTACCCGTCGCGAGCGCGATGTATTTCTACCGCTGGCCAAAGGCTACACCAGCCGTGAAATCGCCGAACAGTTGGGGGTAGGCGTAAAAACCATCGACCTTTATCGTGCGCGGGTGATGAAACGGCTGGGGGCAGACAGGCTGCCAGACGTCACGGGCATCGCTCTTGCCGCAGGTTTGGTTGACGCGCTGGATTTGCGCAACAAACGCTAA